AACATGGATGCCAGATAGATCCTGGCCAGCAGGATATTGACCATGGGCGAGAGCAGGTAGTCCAGCAACGACGACCAGCCCACCATGAAGCCCACATTGGGGTGAATGGCCTTTTGCGCATAGGTATAGGCCGAACCCGAGGAGGGGTAGCGCCGGATCATGTGGCCGTAGCTCAGCGAGGTCAGCAGCACAGCCAGCAAGGCGACGAAGTAGGAGGAAGGCACATGCTGCAGCGAATCGCGCGAGACCATGCCGAAAGTGTCCAGCAATGTCATCGGCTGGATATAGGCCAGGCCGATGATGACCACATGCCATAGCAGCAGAGTCTTTTGCAGGCGAGCAGGGGAGGTGGTCGAGGCTGACAAGGGAGGGCGATCAGTCAGTGCAGTCATCTTCTACAAGAACAGGAGAGCCGACGCAAAATTTGCACCGGCCTGCGCGTGGCAACGCGCCGCAGAGATGATTCCCCGCGTGGTTGCCACTGTGTTGTCAATGGTTTGGGCACACCCGAAGCAGGGCGCCGTTCTTGGGTTCCGCTGCGCCTCAGGTCGGGCAACAGCGAAAAGCCGGCATTATCGGCTTTTGTTGCTCCAGAGGTTGCTTATGATGAAAATCGCATTGAGTTCAAGGCGGTATCAGCGCAGCTTGCTATGACTAGAAGAGCATGCACATGCTCAGCCTCAACTCCCTTGCCGCAGAGACTGAATGCATTGCCATTCGGCTTCGGTCACCGGGGTAATGGAGAGACGATTGCCTTTTTGCAGCACGCGCATCTGCGCCAGTTGCGGTTGCTCGCGTAGTTCCGGCATTAGCAGGGGGCGGATCTTTTTCAGCGCCTGCACATCCAGCATAAGCCAGCGCGGTTTGTCTGTCTGGGACTTTGGGTCGTAGTAGGGGTCTGCAGGGTCGAACTGGGAAGGGTCTACGCGCAGATTACCGGCAATGCGGGCAATGCCGTAAATCCCAGGTTCTGCGCAACTGGAATGCCAGTACAGCACACCGTCGCCCACCTGCATATCGTCACGCATGAAATTGCGTGCCTGGTAATTGCGCACGCCATTCCAGGCAATGGTCTGCTCGGGGGACGCCAGAGCATGGTCGATGGAGTACTCGTCGGGCTCGTTCTTCATGAGCCAGTAACGATGGGCTTGGAGGCTGCTGTCGTTCATAGGTGCATTGTCGGCGAGGAGGTTGCTGTCTCAGTCATCACGGTCGCGCTGCCAGGGGCCGCGATCCTGCTGCCAGTTGCGCACCAGATCGCTATTGCGTTGCAGCAGATTTCGGGTGTCCAGCCAGCGGCCCGGAATGTCCAACTCGGCTTCTTCCACCACGCGCATACAGTCCTGAATATGGCGCTCGCCCAGATAGCGCAGAGTCGCGTAGCCTATGGATGCAGCTGCGATTTGACCCAGCAGAGGCACATATCTGGCGGCCTGCTTGGTGCTCATGCGCAAACCCATGGCTTTGCCAAGGCGCAGCACCATGTCGCGGGTGATGAACTTGCCGATCAGCACGGAGCCGACCATGGCGATGGCTTTCTGGACTTGCTCGCGCTTTCCTGGCGTGAGCTGGTCGAGTTGCTCTGGCGTCAACCCGAACTCCTGGTTGATGCGTGGATAGAGCTGTGCGAGCAGGGCGGCATCTGCAGCCCAGTCCAGACCGGGTATGGGAATGGCACTGGCGGCAGCGCTGACGAGAGCCCGTCTTCTCAGTAGTTTGCGGGCCCGTTCAGCGGCTTGGGCAATGTCTTTGCGCTCCGCTCTGGTCGCACTAAGGTTTCTGAAGCTCGGGTCTTTTTTCCACATATTCGATAAGGAGATGACGGAAATAGAAAAAGGGGCTTGTCGGCCCCTTTTGGTCGGAATTCAGATTCAGTTGGCCTTACCGCGCACCATGCCATAAATAAACAAAAGAATCACGGCCCCAATGACAGATGCGATCCAGCCTGCGGTTTGCCCGGGCTGGTACCAGCCCATGGCCGAGCCCAGATAGGTCGCTACAAACGAGCCGACGATACCGAGAAGAATCGTCATGATCCAGCCCATGCTGTCATTGCCGGGCTTGATGGCCCGCGCAATCAAGCCGACGATAAGACCGACGATGATGGTTCCGATGATGGACATATTCTGTTCCCTGTTGGTGCTTTGACGAAAGTCACTCTACGCGGGCCCAAAGCCCGACTCTGTCGGACGATTCTGAATGTCGGCGCGAGAGGGTTGCTTTCATGAAAGTAGACGGGCGCGGCGGCTAGGACAGAAAGCAGAAATGCCTGCTTAGAGCAGGCATTTCTTGCGGGCGCTGATGGAGGGTCAGGGCTGAAGAGGACCCAGGGCGCTGTAGGCAGCAGCCGTGGTGGCCGAGGCGTCAGCACCTTCGACGCGGCGGGCACCGTCGAAGCGGCGCGCCCAGTAGGAGGTCTGCATGCTTTCCACGCGCACGCTGGCACCGGTGCGCGGTGCGTGGATGAATTTGCCGTCACCCACGTAGATGCCCACATGGCTGAATGTGCGGCGCATGGTGTTGAAGAACACCAGATCACCAGGCTTGAGGTCGCTGCGGTCAATCTGCTGAGTGGCATTGGCCTGTTCGGCAGAGACGCGAGGCAAAACCTTGCCCATGGTCTGGGAGTAGATGGCCCGCACAAAACCGCTGCAGTCGAAGCCGGTTTCTGCGTTGGTGCCGCCCAGGCGATAGGGAACGCCAAGGAAGCCCATGGCCGTCACCACCAGATCGGAGGTTTTTTCGGCCACGTTCTGACGTGCTTCGCGCACGAAATCAGTCGTCTTCTCGGCCACGGAGTGTCGAGCTTCACGCAACTGGGTGATGAGGCCGCGGTTGACCAGCAACTGGGCCATGTCGTCGTCACGCTGCTCGCTAGGCGCCGCGTGCGCTGAGGTAACGCCGACAAATAGAAGTGCAATAAGCCATCGGGACATGGGGCGTGAGGGTAACACGTTCATTTGTAGGATGGGGGCTCTATTTCCAATTTTTTCTCTTGGTTTTTGATGCAGCATAGCAAGTGAGCTGCGGGCATAAGCTTATTGCGTGAGCTGCTCTCAAATTTGCAGCGTATTGAAGTGCGTAATTTCCCTATTCTGGTGAATGCGGGTCGGGAATGCACCAATTCATGGTATTGACACGAAAAAGGCGTTGCATTGACGGACTTTCTGCCCCGGCATGCGCTTGCAGCGACAATAGCGCCATCGAATGCAGCCGATGAGACACGCTTCGTCAGCGCGCCGCGCGTCTGTCCTGCGCGAGCGCTGCGCTTTTTAGCAGCGGCTTGACACAGTTTTAAGAAAGATTTGCCATGTTGTTAGAAGCTTCCGAGTCGCAACTGGTTCTGGTGGACTACCAGGACAAGCTGATGCCCGTCATTCACGAAGGCGCGCAAGCGCTGGCCAATGCGGTCAAGCTGGCCAAGATGGCGCAGCTGCTGGATGTGCCTGTCTGGGGAACGGAGCAGAACCCCTCGCGCCTTGGCGCCAATAATGCGGAGCTGAAGGCTTTGTGCCAGAAGACGCTGGAGAAAATGTATTTCAGCGCCGTGCCGGAGGGGCTGGGGGAATGGCTGCGTCCTCCCGCCAAGCCGCAGGGCGGCAATGCGCGCAGCCTGCCCAAACATCTGCAAAAGCCCCAGCAGCAGGCGCCCGAGCGCAATATGGTGGTGATTGCCGGTTGCGAAACCCATGTCTGCCTGTTGCAGACGGCACTGGAGCTGCTGGAAGACGAGTTCGATGTGTGGGTGGTGACGGATGCCTGCGGTTCGCGCACCGAGCGTAACCGGGATGCGGCGTTTGACCGTCTGGCGGGCGCTGGCGCCGAACTGGTGACCACCGAGATGGTGATGTTCGAGTGGCTGCGCACCTGCGAAGACCCCGCCTTCAAGGAGATGCTGGCTCTGGTCAAGTAATTGCTGGCAGCCATTCAGGAAATAAGCGCCTTCCGGGCGCTTTTTCTTTGGGCTGTGCGTCGACCGTCACACTTTCGCCTGGTGGCACTCAGGCCTCAAGAGTTGCTGCCCGGCTTGGCACTCCGTCTCCATGGGGTGTCCACCGAGGAGTCAGGAGCGCTACGCATACACCGTGGCTGGGCGGACACGATATCCGAGAAGAGGGCTTCAAGGAGGACCCTGGAACTGAACGTGCTTGGGCCTGTGCCCTGACGCGGCGTTGGTGCGGTAGTCAAGTGCTGTCAGTTTTTGGCAAGCGCGTTATGAATAATTATGAATTCAGAAAACTCTCTGCAAAAGACGGAGAGTCAAGGAGACATATTCATGACCACGCGTTTCGAAGATTTTTATCAGCGTTCCATTGATGACCGCGACGGCTTCTGGGCGGAGCAGGCCGGCCTGATCGATTGGCAGCAGAAGCCGCAGCAGATCTGCGACTACAGCAACCCGCCGTTCGCCAAATGGTTTGTGGGCGGCACAACGAATCTTTGCCATAACGCCATTGACCGCCATGTGGCAGAGCGCGGCGATCAGAACGCGTTGATCGCCATTTCCACCGAAACGCAGACCGAGAAGGTCTACAGCTACCGCGAGCTGCATGCGGAGGTCAATCGCATGGCCGCCGTGCTGCAGTCGCTGGGTGTGCAAAAAGGCGACCGCGTGCAGATCTATATGCCCATGGTGGCCGAGGCTTGCTTTGCCATGCTGGCCTGCGTGCGTCTGGGCGCCATTCACTCCGTGGTGTTTGGCGGCTTTGCCTCGGGCGCACTGGCGTCGCGCATCGATGATGCCGAACCCAAGGTCATCATCAGCGCCGACGCGGGCTCGCGTGGCGGCCGTGTCGTGGCTTACAAGCCTTTGCTGGATGAAGCGCTCAGGCAATCCAGCCACCAGCCCGCTGCCGTGCTGATGGTCAACCGCGGACTGGCCGAAATGCCCATGAAGGCGGGCCGCGACCATGACTGGTCGGCCTTGCGTGCCCGGCACATGAATGCGCAGGTGGATTGCGTCTGGGTGGAGTCAACCCATCCCAGCTACACCCTCTACACCAGCGGCACCACGGGCAAGCCCAAGGGCGTGCAGCGTGATACGGGCGGCTATACCGTGGCACTGGCGGCCAGCATGCCGCATATCTTCGATGCCCAGGCGGGGCAGACCTTTTTCTGCACCAGCGACATAGGCTGGGTCGTGGGTCATAGCTACATCATCTATGCGCCGCTGATTGCGGGCATGGCTACGGTGATGTACGAGGGGTTGCCGGTCAACCCTGATGCAGGCATCTGGTGGAGCATTGTCGAGAAATACAAGGTCACGCACATGTTCTCGGCGCCGACCGCGATTCGCGTGCTCAAAAAGCATGATGCGGATTACCTCAAGCGCTACGACATCTCCAGCCTCAAGGCCCTGTGGCTGGCCGGCGAGCCGCTGGACGAGCCCACTGCGACCTGGATCAGCCAGGCCATCAACAAGCCCATCATCGACAACTACTGGCAGACCGAGACCGGCTGGCCCATCATGACGCTGTGCAACGGCGTGGAAAAGCAGGCCACGCGTTTTGGCAGTCCGGGTCGGGCGGTCTACGGCTACAACGTCAAGCTGATTGATGACGCCAGCGGCGAGGAGTTGACTCAGGCGAATCAGAAGGGCGTGCTGGCGATTGAAGGTCCGCTGCCGCCCGGTTGCATGCAGACGGTGTGGCGCGACGACAACCGCTTTGTCAACACTTATTGGAAGAGCATTCCGGGTCGGCTGATCTACAGCACCTTCGACTGGGGCATCCGCGATGAGGACGGCTACTACTTCATCCTCGGCCGTACCGACGACGTGATCAATGTGGCGGGCCATCGCCTGGGCACGCGCGAGATCGAGGAGAGCATCTCTGCCCATGCCCAGATTGCCGAAGTGGCCGTGGTCGGCGTTGCCGACAATCTCAAGGGCCAGGCTGCGCTGGCCTTTGCCGTGGTGCGCGATGCCGCCTTGGTGGCAGATGAGGTCTCCAGCAAGGCCCTCGAAGCCGATGTGATGAAGCTGGTCGATTCGCGTCTGGGTGCGGTTGCGCGTCCTTCTCGCGTGATTTTCGTCACGGCTCTGCCCAAGACGCGCAGTGGCAAGCTGCTGCGCCGGGCCCTGCAGGCCGTGGCCGAAGGTCGTGATCCCGGTGACCTGAGCACCATGGAGGATCCGGCGGCCCTGGCTCAGGTCCAGCAACGCTTGTAACTTCAGCAAGCCGTAGCCTGTGGTGATGGCTCTCAAAATCACCACAGTCCAAGCAAGGGCCACCCAGCAGCAAAGTCAGTCGTCCCCTCAGTGAAGGCGCGAAGCAGCTCGGGGGACATTTGAATACAAGGCCTGCGACCATCAAGGCGCAGGCCTTGCTGTTTGCAGCCTAAAATCGCCCGATCGCGCCGCGCAGTCCGCTGCCTGGCGCTATGGAATTGAAAAACTTCGAGAAAGAGCTGTCGTGCAAGTTGCATCCTCCATCTTCAAGGCTTATGACATTCGCGGCATCGTGCCGTCGACACTGACTGAAGAAGTCGCCCGCGGTATCGGCCGCGCATTCGGCATGGCAGCGCTGGTCGCCGGTGAAAAAACCGTGGCGGTGGGCCGTGATGGCCGTCTGTC
This region of Comamonas thiooxydans genomic DNA includes:
- a CDS encoding EVE domain-containing protein, whose translation is MNDSSLQAHRYWLMKNEPDEYSIDHALASPEQTIAWNGVRNYQARNFMRDDMQVGDGVLYWHSSCAEPGIYGIARIAGNLRVDPSQFDPADPYYDPKSQTDKPRWLMLDVQALKKIRPLLMPELREQPQLAQMRVLQKGNRLSITPVTEAEWQCIQSLRQGS
- a CDS encoding GlsB/YeaQ/YmgE family stress response membrane protein translates to MSIIGTIIVGLIVGLIARAIKPGNDSMGWIMTILLGIVGSFVATYLGSAMGWYQPGQTAGWIASVIGAVILLFIYGMVRGKAN
- a CDS encoding C40 family peptidase, with the translated sequence MSRWLIALLFVGVTSAHAAPSEQRDDDMAQLLVNRGLITQLREARHSVAEKTTDFVREARQNVAEKTSDLVVTAMGFLGVPYRLGGTNAETGFDCSGFVRAIYSQTMGKVLPRVSAEQANATQQIDRSDLKPGDLVFFNTMRRTFSHVGIYVGDGKFIHAPRTGASVRVESMQTSYWARRFDGARRVEGADASATTAAAYSALGPLQP
- a CDS encoding isochorismatase family protein, which gives rise to MLLEASESQLVLVDYQDKLMPVIHEGAQALANAVKLAKMAQLLDVPVWGTEQNPSRLGANNAELKALCQKTLEKMYFSAVPEGLGEWLRPPAKPQGGNARSLPKHLQKPQQQAPERNMVVIAGCETHVCLLQTALELLEDEFDVWVVTDACGSRTERNRDAAFDRLAGAGAELVTTEMVMFEWLRTCEDPAFKEMLALVK
- a CDS encoding propionate--CoA ligase: MTTRFEDFYQRSIDDRDGFWAEQAGLIDWQQKPQQICDYSNPPFAKWFVGGTTNLCHNAIDRHVAERGDQNALIAISTETQTEKVYSYRELHAEVNRMAAVLQSLGVQKGDRVQIYMPMVAEACFAMLACVRLGAIHSVVFGGFASGALASRIDDAEPKVIISADAGSRGGRVVAYKPLLDEALRQSSHQPAAVLMVNRGLAEMPMKAGRDHDWSALRARHMNAQVDCVWVESTHPSYTLYTSGTTGKPKGVQRDTGGYTVALAASMPHIFDAQAGQTFFCTSDIGWVVGHSYIIYAPLIAGMATVMYEGLPVNPDAGIWWSIVEKYKVTHMFSAPTAIRVLKKHDADYLKRYDISSLKALWLAGEPLDEPTATWISQAINKPIIDNYWQTETGWPIMTLCNGVEKQATRFGSPGRAVYGYNVKLIDDASGEELTQANQKGVLAIEGPLPPGCMQTVWRDDNRFVNTYWKSIPGRLIYSTFDWGIRDEDGYYFILGRTDDVINVAGHRLGTREIEESISAHAQIAEVAVVGVADNLKGQAALAFAVVRDAALVADEVSSKALEADVMKLVDSRLGAVARPSRVIFVTALPKTRSGKLLRRALQAVAEGRDPGDLSTMEDPAALAQVQQRL